The Xanthomonas indica genome has a segment encoding these proteins:
- a CDS encoding DUF3297 family protein has protein sequence MSDTPPDRLAVSPQSPFHDAETLSRGVGIRFNGVERDNVEEYSISEGWIRVQVGKARDRRGNPMTMKVKGQVEAFWLDAK, from the coding sequence ATGTCCGACACGCCCCCCGACCGCCTGGCGGTCAGCCCGCAGAGCCCGTTCCACGATGCCGAGACGCTGTCGCGCGGCGTCGGCATCCGCTTCAACGGCGTGGAGCGCGACAACGTCGAGGAGTACTCGATCAGCGAAGGCTGGATCCGCGTGCAGGTCGGCAAGGCGCGCGACCGCCGCGGCAATCCCATGACCATGAAGGTCAAGGGCCAGGTCGAAGCCTTCTGGCTCGACGCCAAGTAA